One genomic window of Aggregatilinea lenta includes the following:
- the rpmE gene encoding 50S ribosomal protein L31 has translation MRENIHPNWYPEARVVCACGNTWTVGSTVPEIRTDVCSACHPFFTGEQRIVDTEGQVDRFMKRLRVRDDIIADIETRNTQLTSPDVSMSELGLERRYVTVFADAGIEVVGDFMARFEEGGDDAILAISGIGRKVLADTKKALRTRGYLVDQAEAAE, from the coding sequence ATGCGTGAAAACATCCACCCCAATTGGTATCCTGAAGCGCGCGTCGTTTGCGCGTGTGGCAACACCTGGACGGTCGGCTCGACCGTGCCGGAAATTCGCACCGACGTGTGCTCGGCCTGCCACCCGTTCTTCACGGGCGAACAGCGTATCGTGGACACCGAGGGACAGGTCGATCGCTTCATGAAGCGTCTGCGCGTGCGCGACGATATCATCGCCGACATCGAAACCCGCAACACGCAGCTCACGTCGCCTGACGTGTCGATGAGCGAGCTTGGCCTGGAGCGCCGCTACGTAACCGTCTTCGCTGACGCGGGCATCGAAGTTGTGGGCGACTTCATGGCGCGTTTTGAAGAAGGTGGCGACGATGCCATCCTGGCGATCTCCGGTATTGGCCGCAAGGTCCTGGCCGACACCAAGAAGGCCCTGCGCACACGCGGCTACCTCGTCGATCAGGCGGAAGCCGCCGAGTAA
- a CDS encoding M1 family aminopeptidase, whose translation MTRSLKALLAAGLLGLVVLALQACAPDSRTAVISPVPLTLATAPPTNTPRPVPLLSQATAVTPVPEKTKVPCPEMVDGTVPLRYDITAALDWTSRTVTARQTVTFVNETGQTLQELVFNVDGNQTPGEFEFIGAKTSDGRPLDHAVLEENHLTIPLPERLHAHCGVALTLEYTVTLPTMSGTAQPSGYRAYSARQLNLGLWMPLLASYSGGRGWVVPTPYTVGEQDALLAADFSLDLSVSNAPSGLQLAAPGIVTPVSTSAWHVDLAQAREITLSLSDQFQSLSTITESGISVELYYYPVPGTTLDAPHHALQTAAQAVEVYSRIFSPYPRERIVVVEGDFPDGMEFTGLVFVSEAWFRTWTGEPNDWLTIITAHEISHQWWYALVGNDQASYPYLDEALATYSELFFFENTYPELVDWWWQARIYDYGPGGFVDSQVYDYYSVREYINAVYLRGALLLDKIREEIGDEAFMGWLHTYLDTMEGDLATPADFWGALPEASYVTAAPVRGMYMKQPDVLSLRVEVP comes from the coding sequence ATGACTCGAAGCCTGAAGGCGCTCCTGGCGGCTGGCTTGCTGGGGCTGGTGGTGCTCGCCCTGCAAGCCTGCGCGCCCGACTCTCGCACGGCGGTGATCTCGCCTGTGCCGCTGACGCTAGCAACCGCTCCGCCGACCAATACGCCGCGTCCGGTGCCACTGCTTTCACAGGCGACGGCGGTCACGCCGGTACCTGAAAAGACCAAAGTACCGTGCCCGGAAATGGTAGACGGGACGGTGCCGCTGCGCTACGACATCACGGCGGCGCTCGACTGGACGTCCCGCACGGTTACGGCGCGGCAGACAGTGACGTTTGTCAACGAGACGGGCCAGACGCTGCAAGAGTTGGTGTTCAACGTGGACGGCAACCAGACGCCGGGTGAGTTCGAATTCATAGGCGCCAAAACATCGGATGGTCGCCCGCTCGATCATGCGGTACTGGAAGAAAACCATTTGACCATTCCGCTGCCAGAGCGCCTGCATGCGCACTGCGGCGTTGCGCTGACGCTGGAATATACGGTCACGCTGCCGACCATGTCGGGCACGGCGCAGCCGTCGGGCTATCGCGCTTATTCCGCACGCCAGCTCAATCTCGGTCTGTGGATGCCGCTGTTGGCCAGCTACAGCGGCGGGCGGGGCTGGGTCGTTCCGACCCCCTATACGGTCGGGGAGCAGGACGCGCTGCTGGCGGCGGACTTCAGCCTGGACCTGAGCGTGTCGAACGCACCGTCGGGGCTGCAGCTCGCCGCGCCGGGCATCGTGACGCCGGTCAGCACGTCGGCGTGGCATGTTGATCTGGCGCAGGCGAGGGAAATCACGCTGTCGCTGTCAGACCAGTTCCAGAGCCTGAGCACAATCACGGAATCGGGCATTAGCGTCGAGCTGTACTATTACCCGGTCCCCGGCACGACGCTCGACGCGCCGCACCACGCGCTCCAAACGGCGGCGCAGGCTGTGGAGGTGTACAGCCGCATCTTCAGCCCCTATCCGCGCGAGCGCATCGTGGTGGTGGAGGGCGATTTCCCCGACGGGATGGAGTTCACGGGGCTGGTGTTCGTCAGCGAGGCATGGTTCCGCACGTGGACCGGTGAGCCGAATGACTGGCTGACGATCATCACGGCGCACGAAATTTCGCACCAGTGGTGGTATGCGCTGGTGGGGAACGATCAGGCCAGTTATCCGTACCTGGACGAGGCGCTGGCGACCTACAGCGAGCTGTTCTTCTTCGAGAACACGTATCCCGAACTGGTTGATTGGTGGTGGCAGGCGCGGATCTACGACTATGGGCCGGGCGGCTTCGTTGATTCACAGGTGTACGACTACTACTCCGTGCGTGAGTACATCAATGCGGTGTACCTGCGCGGGGCGCTGCTGCTGGACAAGATCCGCGAGGAGATCGGCGACGAGGCGTTTATGGGCTGGCTGCACACCTATCTCGACACGATGGAGGGTGATCTGGCCACCCCCGCCGATTTTTGGGGAGCGCTGCCGGAAGCCAGTTACGTCACTGCCGCGCCGGTGCGCGGCATGTATATGAAGCAGCCGGATGTACTCTCGCTGCGCGTAGAAGTGCCGTAA
- the rpmA gene encoding 50S ribosomal protein L27 yields MAHKKGGGSTRNGRDSESKRRGVKRFGGEYVIPGNIIVRQKGTKFHPGENVGLGRDFTIFATAAGYVTFETFRGGRKRISVYPEQPQTEAQDAAQA; encoded by the coding sequence ATGGCACATAAAAAAGGTGGCGGTTCGACTCGTAATGGGCGCGACAGCGAAAGCAAGCGCCGTGGCGTAAAGCGTTTCGGCGGCGAATACGTCATTCCCGGCAACATCATCGTGCGCCAGAAGGGCACCAAGTTCCACCCCGGCGAGAACGTCGGCCTGGGACGCGACTTCACAATTTTCGCCACAGCAGCGGGATATGTCACGTTCGAGACGTTCCGTGGTGGCCGTAAGCGCATCAGCGTCTATCCCGAACAGCCGCAGACCGAAGCCCAGGACGCTGCACAGGCATAA
- the rplU gene encoding 50S ribosomal protein L21 has protein sequence MYAIIRTGGRQYRAEPGLVLDVERLPQAEGEVIDLTDVLLLVGDDGEAQVGQPIVANAVVKATVVKQGRARKVFVWKYKPKLRYRRRRGHRQYYTQLRIDSIAGA, from the coding sequence ATGTATGCAATCATACGCACGGGCGGTCGCCAGTATCGCGCCGAACCCGGTCTGGTGCTCGACGTCGAGCGTCTGCCCCAGGCCGAGGGCGAGGTCATCGACCTCACGGACGTGCTGCTGCTCGTCGGTGACGACGGCGAAGCGCAGGTCGGCCAGCCGATCGTAGCCAACGCCGTGGTGAAGGCGACGGTCGTCAAGCAGGGCCGCGCCCGCAAGGTCTTTGTGTGGAAGTACAAGCCGAAGCTGCGTTACCGTCGCCGTCGGGGACATCGCCAGTACTATACCCAGCTGCGTATCGATAGTATCGCGGGCGCATAG